In Spirochaeta lutea, the genomic stretch GGCGAGATTCTCTTCCAGGGTTTTGCCTGTACAGGTGAGACAATCCCCATGCAGCAGCCCTTCTTCCAGCAGCATCTTCATAACCACCGGTACGCCCCCGACCCGATGCAGATCCTCCATTACAAAACGACCGGCAGGCTTCATATCGGTCAGGATGGGGGTGGTGTCGTAAAACGCATTAAAATCACCGATGGAAAGAGGAACCTCCGCCTCATGGGCCAGGGCAAGCAGATGAAGAACGGAATTCGTGCTTCCTCCCAACGCCATAACCGTACGGATAGAATTCTCGAAGGCCTTGCGGGTCAGAATATCCCGGGGACGGATATCGGCTTCAATCATCCCCATGAGGGCCTTCACACTCTGGGAAATATGTTCGGTTTTTTCAGGATCCACAGCTGGAATGCTCGCTGATCCAGGCAGGCTCAAGCCCAGGGCCTCTACCGCCGCAGCCATGGTATTTGCAGTGTACATCCCCCCGCAGGCTCCCGCTCCCGGGCAGGCAGCACACTCTATCCCGTGACGTTCTTCTTCGGAGATCCGGCCGTTAGAATAGGCACCCACGGCTTCAAAGGCAGAGACGATGTCGATGGCCTTATCCTTATAACGGCCTGCTTTGATGGTACCGCCGTAACAAAAAATACTGGGCCGGTTCAGCCGGGCCATGGGCATCACCGTGCCGGGAATGGTCTTATCGCACCCGCCTATCCCCAGAATGGCATCCAATTGATGCCCCCGGGTCACAAGCTCAATGGTATCCGCGATGACCTCTCTGCTGATGAGGCTTGCCTTCATCCCCTCATGGCCCATGGCCTCGCCGTCGGTGACCACGAAGGTATTATATTTCATGGGAACCGCATCCGTCTCGCGGATGGCTTTTTTCGCCATGGCAGCCAGATCGTCGTGATGAATGTTGCATGGGCTCAGTTCTGCGCCCGCTGACGCAATGCCGATAAGGGGCTTGGAAAAGTCATCATCGGAAAATCCAATGGCTCTGAGCATGGCTCTATTGGGGGTTCGCTCCAGCCCCTGGGTCATTTCTTTGCTGTATCGATTTTTACTCATGGTATCCTCCAAAATTGGGTGATTTTTTTGCGGCCAACGAGTCCGGGATCTGCTCCGCGCACCCTACCCTGTGGTCCAGGGCACCTGAGCTCTGGGATGCCGGGCCCGGTTCCATGGCTCCGGTTTGGTCTCCGTGGCTCCGGCTCGGTGGCACTGACTCGGTCTTCGTGGCTCCGGTTTGGTCTCCGAGGCACTGACTCGGTGGCACTGACTCGGTGGCTCCGGCTCGTTCTCCGTGGCTCCGACTCGTTCTCCACCGCCGTCGCCGCCGTCAAGCATGGAAATCGAGAATTGCTCCCCGATAGGTTCTCTTGAGTTATCAAAAGGCTGGATAGCACACCCGACATAGCAGAGCCATCGGGAAGTATTCCCAGAGATGGCGCCACCGGGGAAATACGTTGCAGCCCCTTGCGCACTTGGTCTGTATTCTGGGACATGCCCCGGGTACCGGGCCGTTCCCCAGATATTTATTATAATTTCTGTAATATTTAAAAAAAAATCAAGGGCTGATTTGGGAGGCGGAATTAGGTGGTGCGCAAGATAAGGTTACATCCGGAGCTAACCACCCTACCCTCGGTGTGATCATAGATGGAGGGGTAAAGAAAGTAAGTTTCAACTTTTCCTTTACAACTATGGCGTTCTCAGATATGACAAATGTCGTCCTGGGGCTAATACCTGGATAGATTGATGATTTTTAGAAGCCCAGCTTCCAATGGTTCCCCTGGGAATATTTAGAAGTTCACTCACTTCCCGGTGACTCATCCCCTGTTCTACGACCATTGTCAACGCTTCGATTTTAATTCTTCACTATAAAACTTTTTCTCTGCCATGCCTTTATTTTCCAGCTACCAAGCAATTGGTGTCTACCGAATCCAGTGTAGGTCAAGTTATGGAATATTAAGAGGAACGCTATTGGGTTCATCAAGCAAGGGCCTAGAATTATAATCGATGTCCGGTAAAGGCGTATTGCGATCTATGTTCTGTTTTATCGCTAATGATGCAATCATTTCCCCATCAATATTAAAGATCCTGTACCGAATAATTCCCATTTCAAGCTCTAAATTTTCCTGAACATAGCTAGGGGTATATCCTTCTTCGAGAGCTATCTGGAGTAAAACTTTCAGGGGAAATAATGCTTGAATCTGATCAAGGGCTTTAGGATGTATATGTTTAAACACAGATTCATTTTGAGAATCCTTTTCGATTTCATACACTACTTCATTAGGATCTGCTGAAATTGAAGTTGCAAACAACCCTATCCACAAGCAAACAAAAATTATTTTTTTCATTGCGATCATCTACGGTAAACCCAGGGCGGTTCAGGTTTTCTATTTTTTCAGTAATCGAAACACCAACCTGTTTTTCCAATTTTTTATGTTTATTTTTATCATCTATACCTAATAGGTCTCTATCTACTAGAATGATGAATCACCATTTTGTATCCACTCAATTGTATTCATTTTGCACCTCAGCGCCGAAGGCGTCGACCTACCATTGCTATTATAACACTTCTCCAAATCACCCCTTAATTCCAAAAACCACGTACGCCATTATACGTAATGGAGGTTTAGCAAACCATAGGCTGGGAACCGGGGCGCCCTGAGGGCACCCCGGTGATGACCTCTCTATAGCCGTGTCAACAGGGTGAGGAGGAACTCCCAGGTTCGGGCTACCGAGGGAATGTTAACCCGTTCCTGGGGAGTGTGGGCTCCCCGGATATCCGGCCCGAAGGAAAGCATGCGAATTCCCGGTATTTTATCACCGATAACCCCGCACTCCAGTCCTGCATGGATAGCCTCAACCTCCGGAGTGTTTCCGGTTGCATTTTTGTAGGATTCCACTGCGAGTTTCAATAGAGGTGAATTCGGATCCGGGGTCCAGCTCGGGTACTCCCGGGTATATTCCACCCCGAAACCGCAGGCCTTGAATACCGAACCAACCTGAAAGGCAGCCTGATCCCGGAGGGACTGGATATCAGACCGCTGACTGGTAAGAACCTCCATAGCATCCCCTTGAATCTTCACGGCCGCGAGATTGGTGGAGGTAGAAACCATCCCCGGCATTGTACGGCTCCAGCCGAGTATTCCGTGGGGCACCGACTGGAGAAGTAACTCCACAGCCCGCTGATCTGCCGGGGTCATGGCCGGAGTGTTCTCAGATTCCAGGGAATGCATCTCTATGGCAAGCCCTGCATCCTCCGTACCCAACTCCCCAAGAAAGGTCTGTTTCCAGGTGATAAGGCAATCAGACAGCTCCGATACCATCTCGGATGGAATATAACAACGGAGAAAGGCCTCCCGGGGTATGGCATTGTGCTTATCCCCGCCCACCACGGTTACCAGACGGTAGCCGGACCAGCCGGATAGATCACGCATTATTCTTCCCATGAGCACCAATGCATTTCCCAGCTCCATATGAATATCCGCCCCGGAGTGTCCTCCCCGAAGTCCGGTAATGCTGATTTCCACGGGCTGCATTCCCTCGGGTATCCCGATCTCCCGGGTAAACGGCCGAGTACCGATGGTTTCCTTGCCGCCAGCACAGCCTATGCAAAAATGTCCTTCTTCCTCGGTATCAATATTCAAGAGCTGTCGGTACTGAATAAGGCTCGCGTCAAGCCCCATGGCTCCGGTAAGTCCGGTTTCCTCGTCCACGGTGAACAACAGCTCGAGGGGACCGTGGGGATAATCACCAACCATCAGGGCAGTCATGTAGGCAACGGCGATGCCGTTGTCCGCCCCAAGGGTGGTTCCCTGGGCGCTCAACCAATCCTCCCGGACCTCCAAACGGATTCCCTCCCGCTCAAAATCAAAGGTGGTCTCACGGTTTTTTTCACAAACCATGTCCACATGGCCTTGGAGAATAGTACCCGGCCGATCCTCATATCCAGGCGTACCGGGTAGTCGGACGATAAGGTTCCCTACCCCATCCGTGGTTGACTGGAGGCCGCGGCTCTCTGCCAGTTTTTTCAGGTATGCAATGATCCCATCTTCACATTTAGAGCAGCGAGGAATAGCGCTGATAGCCTCAAATTGCTTCCAAACCTGCTGTGGATCCTGTTGTACTATTGTATTCATCCTCTTCTCCTTTTTTCCATTGCCGGTTCCCGGTAGCCATGTCATCCCTCAATCCACCGGAATCTTCTGCTCCGGTTTCCCCACACACACTCATGAGCAGCCCAATACTGGGAGGGCACAACGCTTCTAATGACCCATGCCGGGGGCACCACCCCTGGATTCAATCCTGGATTGCTCCGCTATCTGGCGTATGTTCAAGGTTTTCCGCACTAGGAACTAGGTGAGAATCACAGTCATGGTGTTTTCCCAGAAACCCTACCCCAGGCCTGTGTCTTGGCACTGTAAATCACCCCTTCCGTGCTATACCAGAGCTATGAGTTGTACCATAATTTTTCATGGTGCGCAAAAGGTTGTAGCGTTTCACCTCCCCGGCACTAACTCTGGATTAGATTTAGGTTCTACCGCCATACCCTGAAAATGGTATAGCCCTGTTCGCACTGGGATGCTGAGTTTGCGAATATCACGAAAGAGAACCATGAAGCATGGGCCTGGGTGGGAGGATGGACCTGGGAAATCCTGAGCAGTAACTACGGTCCATGGTCTGCTCATTGGAATAGGTCTATTCGCAGACGAATTGCCGCACCTTGGTCATTTTCCGCGAAAGAAGGCCATGAATAGCCGGAGGCAGCAGGTAATCGCTGATGTACTTGCGGACCGCCTGATCAAACTGCTCCAGCATGATCTGCTCGTCATCGAAGCCTTCCCACCGGGGATCATCCAACAACCGGGCCATGGACTGAATACCACGGATCTCAGACTCAAAGAGGGCGTTATTCTCTTTAAGGACGTACTCGGTGATTTCAGCGCGTTTATACCGGTCCAAGGCAATCTCTTCCATGAGTCGCAGATCCTCTTCCATATCATCAAACTCCAGGCGCAGCAGCCCGATGAGCTTTTTAATACCTCTGTGCATGGTACTCCTCCTTTCAGTTGTATTGTAGTACAGTTTCACCGGAGAAGCCATTTCACTCGGGTTCCCGGGGATTTGTACTGGGTTAACTAGTGGACATCCCTCGGGTAGACCGGGGAAAACAATGCGGATCGGATACGTTTTTTTTATGGCCCTGCTTGACAATTTTCAGCAGAATCGGCATAGTACGTCCATCAGCTGGAGGCGTGGTGTAGTTGGTTAACACGCCGGCCTGTCAAGCCGGAGATCGCGGGTTCAAGTCCCGTCGCTTCCGTCCAGCTATGCACCGAATCCCTGAATTCGGTGCTTTTTTTTGTCTTTAGGGCGGGGATGGTATCGGTATCCCTTACACGCCGCATAGTACCCATTGCTGCCTGCCGGTCCCTCCCCGTTTCCGGTGCTTGCTGTTCTGCTATGGCTGCTTGATCCCAAACAGCGCGGTGGTTTCTATCCCCGCAACAAGCCCCGGCAATAAAATCACCCTGATTTTGAAGCAACCCAGATAATCCTCGCGGTATATCTGGTATGGTTCCCTCATTAGATCCAGAGAGCTGGATTGATCAGATGACAGTTCGGCTGGGTGTGTCTCATTTGTACCCCTACCAAATATTGGTGATGTTTCATCTGGCAAGGAGCATGGGCCTGCTGGATTCCCAGGAGGCTGCCGAGTCGGTGCTCTGTCTTTTTCCCACGGGGATGGGCAAAACACTGTGTTTCATGGGGCCCCTTGCTTTTTCACCGGGGATTTCAGTGGTGGTCTACCCCCTCAATGCCTTGCTTCATGATCAGCAGCGAAGGTTTCAATCCCTGGGTATTCCAGCTCTGGTACTCCAAGGCGGACAAACGAGCCAGGAGCGACGGGCGATTCTGGCAGAGCTGGAACAGTCGCCCCAGATGGTAATCCTAACAAACCCCGAAACCCTCTTGAGTCCGGCGTTGGATTCATGGTGGACCAGGGTACAAATTAAGAACCTTGTGGTGGATGAGGTCCATCTGGTGGATCAGTGGGGGGCCGATTTTCGTCCCCTGTTTCGAGAGTTAGGGGAGTTCCGCCGGTTCTGGGGCATACCCTGCCTGGGGGCTTTTAGCGCTACGGTGAGTGATCAAAGCCTGACGGTTCTGAAGGATTGCTTATTCTCGGGTGATATGTTGCGGATCATCAGGGCACCCTTGGATCGGCCGAACATCTATTTCTCTGCATTACCCTGTTATTCTTCTCTGGAAATCCTCCCCCTCTTGTTTAGTCCTCTGGCCTCCTTATTCGATATGACTGCCCTGGAGCAGCCCGCTATTATTTTTACACCAACCCGAAAATCAGCAGAACGCTGTGCCCTGTACCTGAGACAGTGGATTCGGATTTGGGGCAGGCTTTTTATAGACGACTCTGGGAACCCGATCTCTCCTCCCTGGCGACCTGAGGACTGCCAGGCCTACCATGCCGGGTTAACCAAGGATGAACGCTGTCGGTTGGAGGCATGGTTTTTTAAACAGGAAACGGGGATTCTCAGCGCAACCTGTGCCTACGGTACCGGTATCGATAAGCCGAACATCCGTACAGTCGTGCACCTGACTGCACCCCGGGATCCCCAGGCCTATGTGCAAGAATCAGGAAGGGGAGGCAGAGACGGAAAGCCAGCCTTGGCTTTGCTGCTTCTGGAGCCCGGGGCTCCAAACTGGACCCTGGATTATTCCCGAGCAGATCAATGCCGAAGGGCCTGGCTCACGGCTCAACTGTCTGATGATTTGGAAGGCTGCGCCGGATGTGATTCCTGTGATGAGCGGCAGGAGTACACCGTCCCCCTCGAATGGAGATTGATAGAACCCCTTTTCTCCGTTCTAGGCTCGAAGCCAACGGAGCAGCAGATTCATTCCTGTATTGTATCAGGGTTTTTGGCCGGGGTTCTTCAGGGAACCGAAACCAAGCTGCGGACTCTCTTAGCCATCCGTCTTTTACAGCAGCTTCCATGGCCCACCATCAGGCAGTGGCTACGCTTGGCATCCGAAGACGGTTTTCTAAAAAGAGTACAATATCCATGGGCGCGGCTGTTCCCGGGTGTATCTGTCCGCTACAATGTCAATCATGGAAAAACTCGAATTTTTGGGCACAGGAACTAGTACGGGGTTACCGGTTCCCGGCTGTCGCTGCAGGGTTTGCAGGTCCGAGGACCCCCGGGATACCCGCCTACGCTCCAGCATCTTCTGGCATGGCAAGAATGTTTCAGTCCTTGTGGATACCGGACCCGACCTGCGTCAACAGCTGCTGCGGTCCCGGATTACCCATATAGATTTGGTTCTCATTACCCATACCCACGCTGATCACATCCACGGCATCGATGATCTCCGGACCCTGAGTTACCGTAACCCCCAAGGCAGCATTCCTCTGTATGCATCTCCCGAGGATTGCCGGGAGATACGCAGGCGATTTGACTACATCTTCCCAGAAAATCCCGGAGCTGGCCACGGCGGTGGCCGCCCTCACCTTTCCCTGCATTCCCTGGAGGCGTTTCAACCCGTACAAGCCGGGGACCTCACCGTCACTGCCCTCCCGGTTTGGCACGGAAGATCCATGGTCTATGGCTACCTTTTTGAAACCCGGGATGCTGCCGCGGTCTACCTGACGGACATATCAACACTCCCCGATGATACTCTCGCCTTTTTGCAAAAGCGGCCCCTGGACCTCCTGGTGATTGACGGCCTGCGTCCCAGCCCCCATCCCACTCACTTCTCATTCTCCGAGGCCCTGGAAGCCGCTCGCCAGGTAGCGGCGGGTAGTACCTATATTACCCATCTCAGCGATGAGGTCACCCACGTGGAGGCTGAGGGTCTCCTGGGTCCGGCGGCCCAGCCCGCCTATGACGGTCTCGTGGTGGAGGTGGGCAATGGAGAAACCTGGGGAATCCATAGTTGACATATCAACTTTAGTTTAATACCATAGAGCCATGTTTACCGTTACAGCAAAAGGCATTTACGGGCTCTCCGCCATGGTGGAACTCGCCCGCTACTATGATCAGGGTTCCCGCCAGATAAAAGACATCGCCGAGGCCCACTCCATTCCCCAGCACTACCTAGAGCAAATCCTCGTTGCATTGAAGAAAGCAGGTTTGGTGGAGAGCTTTCGTGGCGCTCAGGGGGGGTACGCCCTGGCAAAAAAACCGTCCCAAATCATGCTCATTGATATTCTCACCCAGCTTGAGGGCAAACTTGAGGTTATTCCCGAACAGAGAAAGGGAAACGAGCTCAGTTTTTTCTGGGAAGAACTAGAATATGAAATCCGGCGATATCTGAACCGCTCCCTGGAAGACCTGCTCATGGCCCATGAAGAGAGCAAAAACCAGGTTTTTTATTCAATCTGACATCCCTGTACAGCGGGGATGATTCTCAGCCCGGCTGATTTCCGGGATGACATACTTCCGGTATGGTACCTAAGCGGCTCGCCAGAAAGCCGACCCGGTTCCTCAGATGTTCATGAGCATCGCAGCAAATCTCACTCTACAAAAACCCGCCGGTGGGCCCGAAAATCACCGGGAAGCAGTCCGGTCTGCTGAAATAGCAGGTTCTGCAGCCGAGCAGCTGCTTCCAGGGATTCGGCGGCGGTCCTGGAAGCCTGTTGGCGGAACCAATCCGCCTCTGCAGGATAGGCGGCCATTAACCGATCTCTGTAGCGGCCCGCTATGGTCCAGGTCAGCTGACCCAGGGGTTGCTGCAGGAGGTACGCCTGAAACTCGTTCTCCATGAGGTATGTATCCCCGGGATCGTACTGCATGTAGGAAAAATACCGGGTTATATACTCCCGGGAAGCATCCGACAGGTTGTTCCATTCGATCCGGCTCTGTTGTACCAGCTCCGGGGTTTGATAATACACACCGTGTAGGGCCTCATGGGTCATGAACAATAACCGGGAGGCAGGAGTTTCCCGGGGGTCCCGGGTAATACTAATGATCCCCCCCTCCCCGGGCCGGTAACCTGCCTGGGGACCTTGAAGGATGATGCCGTGTGCCAGGAGAAGCTTTTTCAAATACTCCTCCTCGGGATTGAGGGCAAACCCTTGGGCCTCAGCTGCGGAAAAGAAGTCCGCCAGCCCCTCGGCCCGGTAGTTATGGGCGTTCCAGCCATGGCGGCCCTGCAGCTGGGTATTACTCAGCAGGGTGCCCCGGAAATTCTTTTTTTCTACAAAAAACGCAAGCCTCTTAAAGAACGCCGATTGAATCTCCCGGGTCCTAAAGTCGAAGATGAGAATGGGCGCAAACAAATCCCAGGAGTAAAGCTCAAAATCCCTGTGGCGCCAGGCAGCCTGGGGATACCGCAACAGGGTTCCAAGATCGATAGGAAGGGGCTCGGGTATGGGCGGAGAATCCATGGAAAACAGCTGGGCTGTCCGGGGTTCTAGTACCGAGGTGTAGGTGCCGGTGCTGACCCCGGTGAGCAGGAGCCCCGGCTCACGGCTTATAATCCGGAGAGAATGGGGAATAAAACCAAGCTCAGCAGGGTAGAGTACGGTCTCGTGTTCCCCGGGGTGAATAACCATCTCGACAATCCCCGGATTGGCTGAGCTTGTCAGGGCAGGAAGAACCTCCACCCTGATGCGGGGGCTGACGGCCTGTTCCCCGGAAGAAGGATTGCTCCGGGAAGAGCCGTCATCGGATGCCTCGCCAGTCAGGTTCAACCGTCCAGGGGGCACATCGTACTCATAGCGGAGAGACAGGTAGCTCAGTCGATTTGGACCCGGGTCTGCGGTCATGGAGGGAGGAAGGATCAGTTCCTGGAGGGATTCCACCACGTTTTCCCCTGGATCCACCAGGGTCAGCTCTTCACGATAGCCGCCCTGGGGAGGTAGGCCGATCCGGTCATGATGGAAACCGAACCCCGGCTGCCGCTGTTCGGAAAGCTGAAGCCGGACCAGGGGCACAGGGGCATTGGAATCACCTTGTAAAAACGAGGCCCTAAAACCGGCAATCTGAACCTGGGCCGGATGCGCCGAGGCGGCAGAGGGATCTGAGTCCCCGGTCTTGGTATCCCCAGTCCGGACAACATCCCGGTTCGGTTCCGGTCTGGAGACGGCGGTTTCGGGCCAGATATCTTCCATGGGATCGATGGTCAGTTCCAGACGACGGGTATCCTTCGGCCCGACCTGTGGCGGCCTGACGGTCAGCCGGGAAAGGGCATAGTCGGTCTGCACCCCTCCCCGGGAATTCTCCGGGGGATAC encodes the following:
- the ilvD gene encoding dihydroxy-acid dehydratase, encoding MSKNRYSKEMTQGLERTPNRAMLRAIGFSDDDFSKPLIGIASAGAELSPCNIHHDDLAAMAKKAIRETDAVPMKYNTFVVTDGEAMGHEGMKASLISREVIADTIELVTRGHQLDAILGIGGCDKTIPGTVMPMARLNRPSIFCYGGTIKAGRYKDKAIDIVSAFEAVGAYSNGRISEEERHGIECAACPGAGACGGMYTANTMAAAVEALGLSLPGSASIPAVDPEKTEHISQSVKALMGMIEADIRPRDILTRKAFENSIRTVMALGGSTNSVLHLLALAHEAEVPLSIGDFNAFYDTTPILTDMKPAGRFVMEDLHRVGGVPVVMKMLLEEGLLHGDCLTCTGKTLEENLAGVRVALEGQEVIRPFTNPERKTGPIAILEGNLAPEGAVLKTCGLSLSSHEGPARVFDGEDEAMKAIMAGTIKQGDVVVIRYEGPKGGPGMREMLAPTAAIAGQGLAGKVALITDGRFSGGSHGLIVGHVSPEAQTGGPLAALRDGDRITIDLEKKSLNVALGDREITKRLENWRPRDTGYNRGALAKFAKLAASASQGAVTS
- a CDS encoding aminoacyl-histidine dipeptidase; this encodes MNTIVQQDPQQVWKQFEAISAIPRCSKCEDGIIAYLKKLAESRGLQSTTDGVGNLIVRLPGTPGYEDRPGTILQGHVDMVCEKNRETTFDFEREGIRLEVREDWLSAQGTTLGADNGIAVAYMTALMVGDYPHGPLELLFTVDEETGLTGAMGLDASLIQYRQLLNIDTEEEGHFCIGCAGGKETIGTRPFTREIGIPEGMQPVEISITGLRGGHSGADIHMELGNALVLMGRIMRDLSGWSGYRLVTVVGGDKHNAIPREAFLRCYIPSEMVSELSDCLITWKQTFLGELGTEDAGLAIEMHSLESENTPAMTPADQRAVELLLQSVPHGILGWSRTMPGMVSTSTNLAAVKIQGDAMEVLTSQRSDIQSLRDQAAFQVGSVFKACGFGVEYTREYPSWTPDPNSPLLKLAVESYKNATGNTPEVEAIHAGLECGVIGDKIPGIRMLSFGPDIRGAHTPQERVNIPSVARTWEFLLTLLTRL
- a CDS encoding DEAD/DEAH box helicase, with protein sequence MGLLDSQEAAESVLCLFPTGMGKTLCFMGPLAFSPGISVVVYPLNALLHDQQRRFQSLGIPALVLQGGQTSQERRAILAELEQSPQMVILTNPETLLSPALDSWWTRVQIKNLVVDEVHLVDQWGADFRPLFRELGEFRRFWGIPCLGAFSATVSDQSLTVLKDCLFSGDMLRIIRAPLDRPNIYFSALPCYSSLEILPLLFSPLASLFDMTALEQPAIIFTPTRKSAERCALYLRQWIRIWGRLFIDDSGNPISPPWRPEDCQAYHAGLTKDERCRLEAWFFKQETGILSATCAYGTGIDKPNIRTVVHLTAPRDPQAYVQESGRGGRDGKPALALLLLEPGAPNWTLDYSRADQCRRAWLTAQLSDDLEGCAGCDSCDERQEYTVPLEWRLIEPLFSVLGSKPTEQQIHSCIVSGFLAGVLQGTETKLRTLLAIRLLQQLPWPTIRQWLRLASEDGFLKRVQYPWARLFPGVSVRYNVNHGKTRIFGHRN
- a CDS encoding MBL fold metallo-hydrolase — translated: MEKLEFLGTGTSTGLPVPGCRCRVCRSEDPRDTRLRSSIFWHGKNVSVLVDTGPDLRQQLLRSRITHIDLVLITHTHADHIHGIDDLRTLSYRNPQGSIPLYASPEDCREIRRRFDYIFPENPGAGHGGGRPHLSLHSLEAFQPVQAGDLTVTALPVWHGRSMVYGYLFETRDAAAVYLTDISTLPDDTLAFLQKRPLDLLVIDGLRPSPHPTHFSFSEALEAARQVAAGSTYITHLSDEVTHVEAEGLLGPAAQPAYDGLVVEVGNGETWGIHS
- a CDS encoding RrF2 family transcriptional regulator — protein: MFTVTAKGIYGLSAMVELARYYDQGSRQIKDIAEAHSIPQHYLEQILVALKKAGLVESFRGAQGGYALAKKPSQIMLIDILTQLEGKLEVIPEQRKGNELSFFWEELEYEIRRYLNRSLEDLLMAHEESKNQVFYSI